The DNA segment GGTCCACGCTGACGCGGTGGTGCTGGCCGTCGCTGTGCAGCGCGCCGGACAGGTTGGCGAACACCATCGGCTCGGCGGTGGGCGACGTGCCCTGCAGCAGCGCCAGTCGTTCCAGCGTCAGCGCATCGACGTCGATCGCCAGCGGCAGTTCCAGCGACTTCGGCATCTGCGCCGGCTCGGTGCCCGGCTCCGACGGGCCCAGTCGGACCTCGGCCTTGCCGATGCGAAGGTATTCGAAGTGCAGGCGGCGCGGCTGCCAGGTCATGGCCCAGCTGCCGTCGACGCGGTCCACGGTCACGCGGGTCTGGCCGCTGGCGAAGACCACGTCGCGCAGCCGCAAGCCATGCGCCACCGTGCCACCTTCGAGCCGCCCGCTGAGCATGCCGGCCGACAGCCGCGTGGCCAGCGTCCAAAGGTGGCGCGTGCCGGCCTCGGTGCTCAATGCCGCCACGCCCGCGCCGATCAGCGCCACCACCAGCACCAGCAGCAAGCCAAGCAGCCAGGCGAGCGCGCGCAATACGCCCCGGCGCTTGCGCGGCGCGGGCGGGTTCGGCTCATTGGGCGTGCCCTCGCCGGGCACGTCGGGCAGGTCGTGGGCGCTCATGCCGGCATCCCATGCGCGCGGGCGGCCATCAGAAGGCCACCCCCAGCGAGATATGCGGCCGGAACTGCTGCTCCTGGATGCCGTAGCCAACGTCCAGCTGCAGCGGTCCCACCGGCGTGCGCCAGCGCACGCCTACGCCGACGCCGTTGTAGATCGTCACGCCGCGCAGGTTGTCGGCGGCCGTGCCCAGGTCCCAGAACACCGCCACGCCCCAGTCAGGCTTGAACCAGTACTGGTACTCAAGGCTGCCGGTGCCGAGGTACTTGGCCGGCAAGATACTGGCGCCGCTGGGCGTGCCGATCGACTGGTAGGTGTAGCCGCGGATCGAATCGGTGCCGCCGGCGCGGAAGCGCAACGTCGCGGGGATCTGGCTCGAACTGTCGCCGGTCAGGTCCGCGCCCAGCTCCAGCCGCGCCACCACCAGGTCGCGCTTGCCCACCGGGATGTACTGGCGGATACGGCCATACAGGCGCAGGAAGGTGGCATCGCTGAGGAAACCCCGGGCGGCCACGCCGACCTGGGTGCTGATGACATTGCCGCGGCGCGGAAACACCGGGTTGTCGACATCGCGCCGGGTCCAGGCAAAGGCCGGCACCAGCGCCTTGCTGATCTGGGCGGCCTGGCCCTCGGGCAGCAGCTTGTCATAGTAGAAGTCAAGCGACGTGGTGACGTCGTACTTCTCGCGCGAGCGCGAGCGCTTCAGGCCCGCGCGCAGGCTGGTGGTATCGGTGTTCTCGATATCGATGGTGTGCTCGTAGCTGCTGTACACGCTGTTGCGGTACGCGCCGGGGGCAGGCGGCATCGCCGCTTCGGCAAACAGGTAGGAACGCTTTTGTTCCAGCCGCGCCTGCGAGTCGAAGGTCCAGGCGCGGTTGAACAGGTTGTAGTAGGAATAGCGCCCTTCCACCTGGGCGCCGGTGTCGGTGGTAAAGCCGACGCCGCTGTTAAGCCGGTGCACCGGATATTCGCGCACGCGCACCGAGACCGGCGCAGTGACTACGCCGTCAGGGGCCTTGTCGGCATCCGGCGGCGGTTCCAGGTCGACCTGCACGTTGGAGAAATACGGCTGGTTCTGGATCGCGCGCTGCAGCTCCAGCAGCCGCTCCACGCGGTACGGCTCGCCCTCGCTGAGCGGATTGACGTTGTAAATGATCTGTTCCGGATAACGGCGCGTGCCGCTCACCGTCAGCGGCCCCAGCAGGTAGGCCGGTCCGCTGGCGTAGTGCGTGGACAGGTCGGCGCGCAGGTCGTCCGGTTCCACCCGCGCCTGCGACGCGGCCAGCCGCGCGCCGTAGTAGTTATGGCTTTGCAGCGTCACCAGCGCGTCTTCCTTGGCCTTGTCCCAGTCGGCCTGGCGGAACGGGTCGCCCACCGGCAGGCCCCACTTGGCCTGCATCTCGGCGACCTGCTCGGGCGAGCGCGTCGCCGCCGGGCCGGTCACCTGGATATCGACATTGCGGATCAGCGTGCGCGCGCCCGGGTCCACCGTGACGTGGACCACGCGCCGGTCGCCCTCGCCTTCCACACGGGTGGTGGTGGTCGGGTCGAAATAGCCTTCGGTCGAGGTGAACTGGCGCACCTGCTCGCCGACGGTCTCGACCATGTAGTCGAACTGGTCTTGTGACAGGTCGGTGCGGTCCTTGTAGCGCGCCAGGTCCAGGTGCTCTTCGAGCATCTCCTTGATCGGCTTGGGGGCTTCGACCTCGACCTTGTAGGCGCCGAGCGCAGCGCCGGCTGGCAGCAGCATCAGCACGGCAAGCGCGAACGCAGCCGCGCGCCCCCGCCAGCGCAGCGGCGCGGGATGTGCCGTATCCGGCCTCCCGGTGGGGGCGATCCTCATCCGTTGAAGGCGCCGGGCGCCCCGGGCACGGTGTCGGCAGGTTTAGCGGTGATAGCGGTGTCTCGCGGCATCGCCGATTGTCCACACATACGAAGTCGGTATTTGACCACACACCGCGCTGCCTCCGGAATCTTCCTACCCCCGCAAAGCAAGCCCAGCGCCAAATGCGACCCCGCGGCGGGCCGATACTGTAAAATCCTGCCCCACTGCATCCATTACACGCCCACGCGGCGCATACGGTTTCACCATGGCCATGTACGAATCCGAGATCACCCAGTTCCTGAAGCAGCTCAAGCAAGAGCGCCCGACGCTCGAAGCCGAACAGCGCGACGGCCGCGCCCTGCTGTGGGACAAGGCGCCGATCGACCTGGAAGAGCGCGCCCGCGCCCAGGCATCGCGCGTGGCCCAGAAGCCGTACGTCTACTCGCAGGACAACTGATCTCCGCCAGCGCCGCGTGAGCACAGCCGATCAGGACAAGGTGCCGCTGCCCGTCGCGGTCGCCGGCGCTGCCGACAACCCTGCCGGAGCCTCGGGTCCCGCCGACATGGTCGACGGGATGGCGTTCGCGCGCCTGTACGGCGAGCCGCTGTTCAAGCTGCCGCAGGACCTGTACATCCCGCCCGATGCGCTCGAAATCTTCCTGGAAGCGTTCGAAGGCCCGCTGGACCTGCTGCTGTACCTGATCCGCAAGCAGAACTTCAACGTCCTCGACATCCCGATGTCGCAGGTCACGCGCCAGTACCTGTCGTATATCGAGCAGATCCGCAAGACCAACCTGGAGCTGGCGGCGGAATACCTGCTGATGGCGGCCATGCTGATCGAGATCAAGTCGCGCATGCTGCTGCCGGTCAAGAAATCCGACAGCGACGAAGACGCCGAGGACCCGCGCGCCGAGCTGGTGCGCCGCCTGCTGGAGTACGAGCAGATGAAGCTGGCCGCGCAGCGCCTGGACACGGTGCCGCAGCTGGGCCGTGACTTCCTGCGCTCGCAGGTCTATATCGAGCAGAGCCTGGCGCCGCGCTTCCCCGAAGTCGAGACGATCGACCTGCAAAGCGCCTGGGCCGACGTGCTCAAGCGCGCCAAGCTGAACCAGCACCACAAGATCTCGCGCGAGGAACTGTCGGTGCGCGAGCACATGAGCCAGATCCTGCGCCGGCTGCAGCATGCGCGCTTCATGGAGTTCTCGGAGCTGTTCGAGGATGCGATCCGCTCGGGCAAGGGCGTGCCGGTGGTGGTGGTCAACTTTATCGCCATGCTGGAGCTGTCGCGCGAGTCGCTGGTCGAGATCACCCAGGCCGAGCCGTTCGCGCCAATTTATGTGCGATTGGCGTACAGCCCTTCCTGACCCACCCGCAGGGCAGGGTCCACCCCCGCCCCACTTGATCTACAATCCGCCGACAGCCGGCACCATACGCCCAGAAGGCAAGACGCCCGAAGGCCCGGCATGGCACAGCGCCGCCCCCCGGAGACCGGCGCCACGGGTCACACCCTCACGACAGCACACCTAGCCAGATGAAAGTCATTTCCTCCATCCAAGAGCTGCGGGACCAGCTGCGCGGCCAGAACCGCGCTGCCTTCGTTCCTACCATGGGCAACCTGCACGAAGGCCACCTGTCGCTGATGCGCCTGGCGCGCCAGCACGGCGACCCGGTGGTGGCATCGATCTTCGTGAACCGCCTGCAGTTCGGCCCCAACGAGGATTTCGACAAGTACCCGCGCACGCTGCAGGACGATATCGAGAAGCTGCAGAGAGAAGGCGTCTATGTGCTGTTTGCGCCCTCCGAGCGCGATATGTACCCGGTGCCGCAGGAATACCGCGTCGAGCCGCCGCACGACCTGGGCGACATCCTGGAAGGCGAATTCCGCCCCGGCTTCTTCAAGGGCGTATGCACGGTGGTGATGAAGCTGTTCTCGTGCGCGCAGCCGCGCGTGGCCGTGTTCGGCAAGAAGGACTACCAGCAGCTGATGATCGTGCGCCGCATGGTGCAGCAGTTCGCGCTGCCGATCGACATCATCCCGGCCGAGACCATTCGCGACGAAGATGGCCTGGCGCTGTCTTCGCGCAACCGCTACCTGAGCCCCGACGAGCGCGCCGAGGCGCCGGTGCTGTACCGCACGCTGCATGAGGTGCGCGACACCGTGCTGGGCAGCGACCGCGCCGGGGCCGACCTGCTGGCAGTGGAGGCCAACGCCGTGGCGGCGCTGGCCAAGCGCGGCTGGAAGCCGGACTATATCTCGATCCGCCGGCGCAGCGACCTGCAGGCGCCGACGCATGAAGAATTCGTCGCCGGTGAGCCGCTGGTGGTGCTGACCGCGGCCAAGCTGGGCGCGACCCGCCTGATCGACAACCTGGAAATCTGAACCCGGGCGCAGGTTCGCGGGTTCACAGAAAAAAAGCAGGCCGCCGGCCTGCTTTTTTCATGCCCGGCGCATGGCCGCGCGCTGCGCCGCCTTCGCGACATGGCGGCGGTGCCCGCGCCGGCGCTTCCACCAGATCAGCACGCCGGTCAGGGCAAACGCCAGCGGCGCCAAGCCGAACAGCGTAATGAAGATCCGCCCCGGCAGGCCGAACGCCTCGCCGGTATGCAGCGGGAACAGCCAGTTCAGCAGCGTGTCCCCGGCGGGGGCGTCGTGCGGGTCCTTCACGCCCAGCCGCGTACCGGTCCAGGCGTCGAGCCAGAGCCGGGTCGCGCCGCTGTCCTTGCGCACCTCGTCCGGCTGGCGCAGCCGCACTTCGAAGGCGTCGCCCGGCTTGCGCGGGAAGCTGATGCGGGTAACCTGCGCGTCGGGATACTGGGACTGCGCCGCCGCCATGATCTGGCCGGCATCGAGCGGACGGGCGTCGGGCGCGGGCGGGGCCGAAACGTGCTTGGCCGGCGGCGTGACCGTCATCACCCCCGCCACGATCGGCGTCACCCATTTCGGCAGGTTGAGATACCAGCCGGAAAAGGCAATGGTGGCCAGCACCGGCGCTGCCAGGATGCCGCCGGCCCGGTGCAGCGAATAGTTGAAGCGCGACCACGAGCCGCCATGGCTGATCCGCAGCGCCTGCCCCCACGCGCGCAGTTTCGTCTTGGGCCACCACACCACCACGCCCAGCAGCGTGGTCAGCAGCATCAGCATGCCGGCCACGCCGGTGATGGTCTTGCCGGTCTCGCCACTGAGCAGGTAGCGGTGCAGGTGGAACAGCGTCGGCAGCAGCAGCCGGCGCGAGACGCCGGCCTCGCCCCACACGCGCTCGCCCTTCACTGCCAGCGTCACCGGATCGACCATCACCTGTCGCGAGCGGCCCGGCACGGCGCCCTCCGGCCCCTTGACCGGATACCAGGCGGTGAAGACGCCGTCGTCATGGGTCGGCAGCATCAGCAGGTTGGGCCGGCCGTACGGCGGCGCGGCCAGGCGTTCGGTCACGGCCTGGACTGTCGCCCCCGTAACGGGGCCGGTAGCGGGT comes from the Cupriavidus sp. P-10 genome and includes:
- a CDS encoding autotransporter assembly complex protein TamA — encoded protein: MRIAPTGRPDTAHPAPLRWRGRAAAFALAVLMLLPAGAALGAYKVEVEAPKPIKEMLEEHLDLARYKDRTDLSQDQFDYMVETVGEQVRQFTSTEGYFDPTTTTRVEGEGDRRVVHVTVDPGARTLIRNVDIQVTGPAATRSPEQVAEMQAKWGLPVGDPFRQADWDKAKEDALVTLQSHNYYGARLAASQARVEPDDLRADLSTHYASGPAYLLGPLTVSGTRRYPEQIIYNVNPLSEGEPYRVERLLELQRAIQNQPYFSNVQVDLEPPPDADKAPDGVVTAPVSVRVREYPVHRLNSGVGFTTDTGAQVEGRYSYYNLFNRAWTFDSQARLEQKRSYLFAEAAMPPAPGAYRNSVYSSYEHTIDIENTDTTSLRAGLKRSRSREKYDVTTSLDFYYDKLLPEGQAAQISKALVPAFAWTRRDVDNPVFPRRGNVISTQVGVAARGFLSDATFLRLYGRIRQYIPVGKRDLVVARLELGADLTGDSSSQIPATLRFRAGGTDSIRGYTYQSIGTPSGASILPAKYLGTGSLEYQYWFKPDWGVAVFWDLGTAADNLRGVTIYNGVGVGVRWRTPVGPLQLDVGYGIQEQQFRPHISLGVAF
- the panC gene encoding pantoate--beta-alanine ligase; its protein translation is MKVISSIQELRDQLRGQNRAAFVPTMGNLHEGHLSLMRLARQHGDPVVASIFVNRLQFGPNEDFDKYPRTLQDDIEKLQREGVYVLFAPSERDMYPVPQEYRVEPPHDLGDILEGEFRPGFFKGVCTVVMKLFSCAQPRVAVFGKKDYQQLMIVRRMVQQFALPIDIIPAETIRDEDGLALSSRNRYLSPDERAEAPVLYRTLHEVRDTVLGSDRAGADLLAVEANAVAALAKRGWKPDYISIRRRSDLQAPTHEEFVAGEPLVVLTAAKLGATRLIDNLEI
- a CDS encoding PepSY-associated TM helix domain-containing protein is translated as MVTGRLRVVFVKLHLYIGLTLGLLFVLLGLTGMAIAWRDELDAWLNPDLLVASAPATGPVTGATVQAVTERLAAPPYGRPNLLMLPTHDDGVFTAWYPVKGPEGAVPGRSRQVMVDPVTLAVKGERVWGEAGVSRRLLLPTLFHLHRYLLSGETGKTITGVAGMLMLLTTLLGVVVWWPKTKLRAWGQALRISHGGSWSRFNYSLHRAGGILAAPVLATIAFSGWYLNLPKWVTPIVAGVMTVTPPAKHVSAPPAPDARPLDAGQIMAAAQSQYPDAQVTRISFPRKPGDAFEVRLRQPDEVRKDSGATRLWLDAWTGTRLGVKDPHDAPAGDTLLNWLFPLHTGEAFGLPGRIFITLFGLAPLAFALTGVLIWWKRRRGHRRHVAKAAQRAAMRRA
- a CDS encoding segregation and condensation protein A is translated as MSTADQDKVPLPVAVAGAADNPAGASGPADMVDGMAFARLYGEPLFKLPQDLYIPPDALEIFLEAFEGPLDLLLYLIRKQNFNVLDIPMSQVTRQYLSYIEQIRKTNLELAAEYLLMAAMLIEIKSRMLLPVKKSDSDEDAEDPRAELVRRLLEYEQMKLAAQRLDTVPQLGRDFLRSQVYIEQSLAPRFPEVETIDLQSAWADVLKRAKLNQHHKISREELSVREHMSQILRRLQHARFMEFSELFEDAIRSGKGVPVVVVNFIAMLELSRESLVEITQAEPFAPIYVRLAYSPS
- a CDS encoding DUF3460 family protein, with protein sequence MAMYESEITQFLKQLKQERPTLEAEQRDGRALLWDKAPIDLEERARAQASRVAQKPYVYSQDN